Genomic DNA from Candidatus Nitronereus thalassa:
AAACCAGACGCGGGCGTATCGGTCAGACCAGCAACATGCGGATTGCCGTTCAAGTCTACGTCGACGCTAAACCCTGCATCCGTCCCACTGCTCCCAAGATAGGTCGAGATACCAAGTGCCGATCCATCCCCCTTCATGACAGTGACAAAGGCATCCGTACCACCCCCGTTGATCGATTGAATGGTACTGGCGGCCGTGCCAGGAAACCCCGACGCTGGGGTTGAAGTGAATCCGGTGACGTGAATATCTCCTGCCCGGTCCACAGCAATGTCTTCACCCCGATCGACCCCGTTCCCTCCCAGATATGTCGAAAAGAGAATGGCCGATCCGTCCGCCGCAATTTTTGTGACGAACCCGTCGATCTGTCCGCCTCCATAGGTGGGTTGAATCAGACTGCTGGACGCTCCCGGGAAATCCGAGGCGGTCGCATTGGTGAGTCCAGTCACGACACTGTTGCCCATGGCATCGACAGTAATCGCGGATGCCTGGTCGGACCCCGTGGTGCCAAGATAGGTGGAAAAATCGATGTCTGACCCGTCGCCTTTCAACTTAATGATGAAAGCATCAAAGGTTCCAGCATTGGTGGACTGAATCGCGCTATTAACGGTACCGGGAAATTCAGAATTCGGACTATCCGTGAGCCCCGTAACATAAGCATTCCCCGCTGTGTCCAAGGCAATATCAAATGCCTGGTCACTTCCAGTACCCCCCAGATAGGTGGAAAAAGCCAAACCCGATCCACCCGGCATCACCTTTGCCACAAAACCATCGGACCCGCCGCCATTGACAGCCTGAATGAGACTGCCGCTCGTTCCGGGAAATCCCGAACCCTGCGAGGACGTACTCCCGGATACATAGGCATACCCTGCCCCATCAACCGCGATCCCAAGACCTGCATCGCGCTCAATGCCACCCAGATACGTGGCATACCCGATGGACGTGCCATTATCCGTGAGTTGGAGCACGAAAGCATCTTGTGATCCACCTCCATAGGTGGACTGGATCAAACTTCCTGCTGTTCCCGGAAAGCCAGAGCCTGGCGTATCGGTGATCCCGGTGACATAGACTGTTCCTGCTCCATCTACCGCAAGCCGGCGACCACGGTCCGTTCCGCTTCCGCCAAGGTACGTGGAAAAGACCAAGGCTTTGCCGTCAGCCGTGATCTTGCTGACGAACACATCCTGTGTCCCGTCAAGTGTCGAATCAAAGATCGAACAATCCGGCGTCAAACACGTATCCGTAAAATCAACAGAGAAAGTGCCTCCCGTCACGTACATAGCCCCATCCGGGCCCACAGAGAGAAAGGCCCCCGTCTCGTACGTAGTCACGCCACCTGCGTCTCCTGTGGAAACATCTTCATCGCCCGAGCCGCCAAGATAGGTGGAGAAGAATAGAATCGGATCAATGATCACAGGTCGGGACTGATCATACTCCGCAAGAACAATACGAACATGCGGGTTCTGAGCGGATGCCTCACGAGAACGGCGCCCGGGCTCTTCAGCACCAGCGGGGACGTGCTGACGAACCACACTCGTCCCTGGCTCGAGCACATAGTGTCCCGCGATACGATGTTTCAGACCATCATCATCATATTGATAGACTACCGGCTGTTTGAGGAAAAGAGTTCCCGAAGGCAAAGCGAGGCGTATATGACCGTCGCCATCAACCTCAATTTGCTCCGCCCCCTCAAACGCAAGTTGAATGAGGGAGGGATCGGCACCGGGTGCCACCACCAGGTCATATTCAAGCTGGCCATCACGGCCATAGTAGACCACATCAATCCCTGGATAGAGATCGGCATATGCAACTTTTTGATAGGTCGGGATCCCAGTCCGCCATTGTCTGGGGTCATCCCCCAAAAAGTAATTGACGATGCCCGGCAGTTGTTCGCTTCCGGTAATAGACTGGGGCGTATCTGCGCCTACAAACGACATGCGCAGCATTTGTACCACGGTTGATGATTCATCCGTTTTTGCCGCTAATGAATCGGCTGTGGGATCCATCAATGAAGAAGAATCTTTTTGACGATCTTTACCAGAAGGGACAGGTAAGGCTAAAAAAGCATCGGTCTCGGACAGTAGGAGCGTATACCCTTGTCCTCGTGAGAGAAACTTAAAACGTGCATCAGCCTGACCAAGATTTTCCTCAAATGACAAAGGTAATTTTCCCCAACGAGAGGTCAAAGAAGACTTCGCACTGACGAGTGGCGTTTTTATAAGGCCTGTGGTTCCTTCAGGAAAGTGTGGTTCTGTCAGCGTGCCCCACACGTGCGAAGAGCCGACCAGGAAGAAACTACACAGGGTCCAGACGCTTGCGAAGAGAAATATTTTGGGTTGCCTCATGAGTTTCCCCTCATCTTAGTATTCAGATAATGGCCCGCCACCTCGGACACACCAGACGAGGACATCATCACGCGATTTCGATAGCTTAGTTAGGACACCAGCACCCAGCAGTACGGCCCACGCTTGGGAAGAATCCTCGGTAAAGGAAGTCGCCGTCCAATACCAGAAAGACTGAATGTTGCTAAATGGATGATTTGGTGGAAGTTTTGGTGAAACAGCTGTTCTATCTATCAACGAAGCCAACTCATTGAATGAAGGGGCCCGCCATCCCTTTTTCTCAATTCCGTCATCTACTCTCACGAATTTGTTAGCACAAGTTTCCATTCCAGTAGCCCATGATGCACTTGGGAATGCGGAAGGTGACCGTTCCCAAACAATTCCGGTTTCGTTATCTCGCACAGCACTTCCGCCTAAGACACATGTAAACCGACTTGAGTTGCAGGGGTCGGAAGTATCGTCTGCTGGCAAAGCTCGATCCCAGATCTCAGAGACTTGCTCCAACGTCTTCATTGTCGGGGCCGGCGGCGCGGAAGGCTCCAAGTTCCCAGCAAGAACCTGCAAACTTCCAAAGATCGAAAGCAAAATATAGATGAGCGGTGTTAGGAAAGCCGAAAAATGTCTTGCATGTGTACACTCATGTTTATTCATTCTGTCATCCTCCGGAATTATTCAACATGGGACTTAGAATTATTAGTTCATCGCTAAGGAAAAGATCCTTTCATTCATAAAACCTTTTGTTTGCGAGGCATAATTTCGACTTATTGCAACCGCTTCGTAAATTCACCTTTGGAAAATGTATCAACGGAGATGTGGCAATTAGTACTGAGCCTGTTTCCAAAAGATTGCCTCAGCACGTCTAATACCGATCTCCATGATTTTGTCCTCCCCGCACGCACCAAATAAGACCGAATGAGGTCTTGAGATGTGTTCCGACTTGGTTACCAAAAACAGCCCAAGCCCGAGCAGTGTCATCGGCCCGAGTTGTCGATGTCCAATAAATCCTGTCACTGAAAATATTGTTAAAAGGATGCCCCGATGGCAGCAGCACGGATCCCGTCATCAAACTTGCTAGTTCATGCACGGTTGGAAGTCGCCAGCCTCGGCGGTTACCAGTTATTCGATTGGGGCATTGCAACTTTTGATGGAGCCAACCCGACGTAGAAAGATCCGGCGAACGTTCCCATACGAGCCCTGTTTCGTTATCTCGCACGGCTTCACCATTCATCACGCACGTGAACCGGCTGGAGTTGCAGGGATCGCCGGTATCATCGGCGGGTAAGATTTGGTCCCACGCGCCGGTGGTTTGCTCCAACGTTTTCATGGTCGGCGCCGGCGGGGCTGGGGGCTCTAGACTTCCTCCATGAGAGTTCTCCGGACTGAAGGTGATAGTGCCACCCACTAGCAGACAGGAAACAATGATAATGTGAATGGGTACATGAATCTGCTCATTCATTTGAGTGCCCTCCGATGTATGTTCATCCTGAAGATTTTGTGTTCATTTCGAGAGATTTCCGGTTAATATTTTTGGATTTTT
This window encodes:
- a CDS encoding DUF1566 domain-containing protein; amino-acid sequence: MNEQIHVPIHIIIVSCLLVGGTITFSPENSHGGSLEPPAPPAPTMKTLEQTTGAWDQILPADDTGDPCNSSRFTCVMNGEAVRDNETGLVWERSPDLSTSGWLHQKLQCPNRITGNRRGWRLPTVHELASLMTGSVLLPSGHPFNNIFSDRIYWTSTTRADDTARAWAVFGNQVGTHLKTSFGLIWCVRGGQNHGDRY
- a CDS encoding DUF1566 domain-containing protein — translated: MNKHECTHARHFSAFLTPLIYILLSIFGSLQVLAGNLEPSAPPAPTMKTLEQVSEIWDRALPADDTSDPCNSSRFTCVLGGSAVRDNETGIVWERSPSAFPSASWATGMETCANKFVRVDDGIEKKGWRAPSFNELASLIDRTAVSPKLPPNHPFSNIQSFWYWTATSFTEDSSQAWAVLLGAGVLTKLSKSRDDVLVWCVRGGGPLSEY